A genome region from Cucumis sativus cultivar 9930 chromosome 4, Cucumber_9930_V3, whole genome shotgun sequence includes the following:
- the LOC101207599 gene encoding uncharacterized protein LOC101207599 — MATSPFPPPKTLNPSSPFLNSTSLTPFSNPLLQTLTLKPHHTHYYKPLSIISGISYPYQISLFSRPDIRTHAGRSKKKPGGPSPGRIEGNADFRRKLRDNARRKTQKLAESHFYRRKKSNRNYADNFSEDELQQIGLGYDRMVRFMEKDDPNLRHPYDWYKYGEFGPYSWRGVVVGEPIRGRFTDERVTIISEVKDHEEWEKIEQSEMAADFSTGLQRMDKSKGFRYFWVFVRHPRWRISELPWQQWTLIAEVVLESGKERLDKWSLMGRLGNKSRKNITQCAAWMRPDIIYVKKPVYQCRFEPQDEFFQAMMPFLDPKTEQDFLFELQDDEGNVEWVTYFGGLCKIVRINPKAFIDDVVNAYEKLSDEKKSKCLEFLLSNHPVPLLHPYTKEWKAKLEEEELGCDAPDEMENRRRDDNVITEWIETDNEEEYEEQPKEDIVMEDMDEDEDEDEEDDDEQEEGNQEEEEDEGYWDERFRKAISSPEELEKLFKRSGEMADELYEKENVGRRRATAMKDGDEVEMRGKKPKVKAEEWEYIGYGPWRKKIKKSQIPPELFLRSTVRPFTYRNLVKEIVLTRHAILDGEIGV, encoded by the coding sequence ATGGCTACTTCCCCATTCCCTCCccctaaaaccctaaacccttcttctccatttctcAACTCCACCTCCCTCACACCATTCTCCAATCCCCTTCTTCAAACCCTAACCCTTAAACCCCATCACACCCATTATTATAAACCTCTTTCCATCATTTCCGGTATCTCATATCCTTACCAAATTTCCCTTTTCTCACGCCCGGACATTCGTACCCATGCCGGCCGGAGCAAGAAAAAACCTGGAGGCCCCTCTCCCGGCCGGATTGAAGGCAACGCCGATTTCCGACGGAAACTCAGGGATAATGCCCGCCGTAAAACCCAGAAGCTCGCCGAGTCCCATTTCTACCGTCGCAAGAAGTCGAACAGAAATTACGCGGATAACTTCAGTGAGGATGAGCTTCAACAGATTGGCCTTGGCTACGATCGTATGGTTCGATTCATGGAGAAAGATGACCCGAATCTACGCCATCCCTACGATTGGTACAAGTACGGCGAGTTCGGCCCCTACTCGTGGCGTGGAGTCGTCGTCGGCGAGCCGATTCGTGGGCGGTTCACGGATGAACGAGTTACGATTATCAGTGAGGTTAAGGATCATGAGGAGTGGGAGAAGATTGAGCAATCAGAAATGGCTGCTGATTTCAGCACGGGATTGCAGAGGATGGACAAGAGCAAAGGATTTCGTTACTTTTGGGTGTTCGTGAGACACCCACGGTGGAGAATCTCAGAGCTGCCTTGGCAGCAATGGACTTTGATTGCAGAGGTTGTACTTGAATCTGGTAAAGAAAGGTTGGATAAATGGAGCTTGATGGGTAGGCTTGGAAACAAGTCAAGAAAGAACATAACTCAATGTGCAGCTTGGATGAGACCCGATATCATATATGTGAAAAAACCTGTTTATCAGTGCAGATTTGAGCCACAGGATGAGTTTTTCCAAGCAATGATGCCATTTCTTGATCCCAAAACAGAACAAGATTTTCTCTTTGAGTTGCAGGATGACGAAGGAAATGTTGAATGGGTGACTTATTTTGGTGGGTTGTGTAAGATTGTGAGGATAAATCCAAAGGCATTTATAGATGATGTAGTGAATGCTTACGAAAAGTTGAGCGATGAGAAGAAATCCAAATGTTTGGAGTTTCTTCTGAGTAACCACCCTGTTCCATTGCTGCATCCATATACAAAAGAGTGGAAGGCTAAGTTGGAGGAGGAGGAGTTGGGATGTGATGCCCCAGACGAGATGGAAAATCGACGTAGGGACGACAATGTGATCACAGAGTGGATTGAGACTGACAATGAAGAAGAGTACGAGGAGCAACCCAAGGAGGATATCGTAATGGAGGACATGGATGAGGACGAGGACGAGGACGAAGAGGATGATGATGAACAAGAGGAGGGAAAtcaggaagaagaagaagatgagggTTACTGGGATGAGAGGTTTAGGAAGGCAATAAGTAGTCCAGAAGAGCTTGAGAAGCTGTTTAAACGCAGTGGAGAAATGGCTGATGAGTTGTATGAGAAGGAGAATGTGGGGAGAAGAAGGGCAACAGCCATGAAAGACGGGGATGAGGTGGAAATGAGAGGGAAGAAACCAAAAGTGAAAGCAGAAGAATGGGAGTATATTGGGTATGGGCCatggaggaagaagataaagaagagTCAAATTCCTCCAGAGTTGTTCTTGAGATCTACAGTAAGGCCTTTCACTTATAGGAATCTTGTGAAGGAAATTGTATTGACAAGGCATGCTATTTTGGATGGTGAAATTGGGGTATGA
- the LOC101207844 gene encoding rab3 GTPase-activating protein non-catalytic subunit, producing MARRTFTTELGCIACEDLADFGAGKEGWLVDSPNLLCALDSHSLALANRSIILVLGWSGSDGYPLKIRPSDLSPIEAEYISALEWLVLDEIKVILVGTSCGYFLIYSLRGDLILKQMIHPGRILKIRVHGSKRDLSHGSSLEEVSIAMPGVIARIEGSDIQNTLQKWFQESSSQFWDPKSHQRDMNDSENSVEKLAYQVWNVSKYGACADAAITGVMPPPLMELQSSERYFCAVTVGEDAVISAFRLSEDKSRSLVGAILSKVVPATFSTIASFSKMIWRSEPKTSKKPDAKGQAFARASPLTCLKDHPRKGEKLTLSPSGTLAAITDSLGRILLLDTQALVVVRLWKGYRDANCLFMEMLVNRDTASSSSNSMDYEPAKNDYCLCLAIHAPRKGIVEIWQMRTGRRLRTIRCTKGSKLLQPSFRLGSSMDSPYVPLEVFLLNGDSGQICVINRTL from the exons ATGGCGAGACGAACCTTCACGACCGAGTTAGGCTGCATAGCTTGCGAGGACCTTGCCGATTTTGGCGCTGGAAAGGAAGGCTGGCTCGTCGACAGCCCCAATCTACTCTGTGCTCTTGATTCCCACTCTCTCGCGCTCGCCAATCGATCTATCATTCTTGTTCTTGGTTGGTCCGGTTCCGATGGATATCCACTGAAGATCAGGCCCTCTGATTTGTCTCCGATCGAAGCGGAGTACATTTCCGCTTTAGAATGGTTGGTGTTAGATGAAATTAAGGTGATTTTGGTCGGGACTTCTTGTGGGTATTTTCTGATTTACTCCCTACGTGGAGATTTGATTCTCAAACAG ATGATCCATCCTGGAAGAATTCTAAAGATTAGGGTTCATGGTTCGAAGAGAGATTTATCCCATGGATCTTCTTTGGAGGAGGTTTCGATAGCTATGCCAGGTGTAATTGCTCGAATTGAAGGATCTGATATTCAG AATACACTACAAAAATGGTTTCAAGAATCAAGTTCACAGTTTTGGGATCCAAAATCACACCAACGGGATATGAATGATTCTGAAAATTCAGTTGAAAAGTTAGCTTACCAAGTATGGAATGTCAGCAAATACGGTGCTTGTGCAGATGCAGCAATCACTGGTGTTATGCCTCCTCCATTGATGGAACTCCAG TCAAGTGAACGTTATTTTTGTGCAGTCACTGTTGGAGAGGATGCTGTTATTTCAGCATTCAG ACTTTCTGAAGACAAGAGCCGGTCTTTAGTGGGAGCCATTTTATCAAAAGTTGTCCCTGCAACATTTTCAACAATagcttcattttcaaaaatgattTGGCGAAGTGAACCAAAAACATCTAAAAAGCCAGATGCGAAGGGTCAAGCTTTTGCTCGAG CCTCTCCTTTGACGTGCTTAAAGGACCATCCGAGAAAGGGTGAGAAACTGACTTTGTCACCAAGCGGTACACTGGCAGCGATTACAGATTCATTGGGTCGAATACTGCTTCTAGACACCCAGGCACTTGTGGTGGTGCGACTATGGAAG GGATATCGTGATGCCAACTGTTTGTTCATGGAGATGCTAGTCAATAGAGATACTGCATCATCAAGTTCTAATTCCATGGATTATGAACCCGCAAAAAATGATTACTGCTTGTGTTTGGCTATTCATGCACCAAGAAAGGGGATAGTTGAG ATATGGCAGATGAGAACGGGGCGTCGTCTCCGAACCATTCGATGTACAAAGGGTAGCAAACTACTACAACCTTCCTTCAGGCTTGGATCGTCCATGGATTCCCCTTATGTTCCATTGgaagttttcttattaaacGGAGATTCTGGTCAGATTTGTGTTATAAACCGAACCCTTTGA
- the LOC101203657 gene encoding peptide-N4-(N-acetyl-beta-glucosaminyl)asparagine amidase A: MASSFLLLISLLLLLLLLLPFHSNANLHKTRLRRSDLFSEPDVTTTADHSTPPTVFFEVSKPIVTPKSKPCSLLLLHHDFAFTYGKPPVLADYTPPSHCSFTKFSKIVLEWKATCRGRQFDRIFGVWLGGVEILRSCTAEPRATGIVWTVQKDITRYSSLLSKNQTLAVYLGNLVDKTYTGIYNVKIRIHFYPEEEGFGGNGVYSQKLGSAYDSDSRADLILPISRNLPLNDGLWFEVQNSTDVEFKEFEIPQNVYRAVLEVYVSFHENDEFWYSNLPNDYIIANNLTDTPGNGPFREVLVDLDGEIVGAVWPFTVIYTGGVNPLLWRPISGIGSFNLPSYDIELTPFLGNLLDGKVHNFGFRVTHALNVWFINANLHLWLDDNSVKTEAKLLNHIVSSPSMSQDLNFTGPDGTFLTKVTRSVSSTGWVKSSFGIITTLSNQDLSYSNSMTMGNNGSSQTVNQEIQFNTSVYAKKESSHVYSVKSLKTFPLYMYSNTKDEENGSYQSIANLTLGFNEKKTDGLGKVISSLKNVQNGQGLIVVKGHLVTSGLGSTQQDYRYHDDVQCYSRNISSSNYTILHDNVKNTCGEKQNSPESLRFRRWPIPARRAFLDSNLFVNNGRV; this comes from the coding sequence ATGGCTTCTTCATTTCTACTtcttatttctcttcttcttcttcttcttcttctccttccctTTCACTCCAATGCCAATCTTCACAAAACCAGGCTCCGCCGATCGGATCTCTTCTCCGAGCCCGACGTCACCACAACCGCCGACCACTCTACTCCACCTACGGTCTTCTTCGAAGTATCCAAGCCCATTGTTACGCCCAAGTCTAAACCATGCTCTCTCCTCCTTCTTCACCACGATTTTGCCTTCACTTATGGAAAGCCTCCCGTTCTAGCGGATTATACTCCTCCTTCTCATTGCTCCTTTACTAAATTTTCCAAGATTGTGCTTGAATGGAAGGCGACTTGTCGAGGGAGGCAATTCGATCGTATCTTTGGCGTTTGGCTTGGCGGCGTTGAGATTCTTCGGAGTTGCACGGCGGAGCCTAGAGCTACGGGGATTGTTTGGACGGTTCAGAAGGATATTACGAGGTATAGTTCGTTGCTTTCGAAGAATCAAACTCTGGCTGTTTATTTGGGAAATCTTGTTGATAAGACCTATACTGGGATATACAATGTTAAGATTCGTATTCACTTTTATCCTGAAGAGGAAGGTTTTGGTGGTAATGGAGTGTATTCTCAAAAGTTAGGGTCTGCTTATGATTCTGATTCTAGGGCTGATTTAATTTTACCCATTTCTCGGAATTTGCCATTGAATGATGGGTTGTGGTTTGAAGTTCAGAATTCAACTGATGTTGAGttcaaagaatttgaaatacCCCAAAATGTTTACAGGGCTGTGTTGGAAGTTTATGTGTCTTTTCATGAGAATGATGAGTTTTGGTATTCAAACCTTCCAAATGATTATATTATTGCAAATAATCTTACTGATACACCTGGAAATGGGCCTTTTAGGGAGGTCTTAGTTGATCTCGATGGTGAGATTGTTGGTGCTGTTTGGCCTTTTACTGTTATCTATACAGGTGGTGTGAATCCTCTTCTTTGGAGGCCAATTTCTGGAATTGGGTCCTTCAATCTACCCTCTTATGACATAGAACTCACACCATTTTTAGGCAATTTGTTAGATGGAAAGGTTCATAACTTTGGGTTTAGGGTCACCCATGCCTTAAATGTTTGGTTCATCAATGCAAATCTCCATCTTTGGTTGGATGATAACTCTGTAAAAACCGAAGCAAAGCTTTTGAATCATATCGTCTCGTCCCCTTCCATGTCTCAGGATTTGAACTTTACAGGTCCAGATGGAACATTCTTGACAAAGGTAACTAGATCTGTATCATCAACTGGATGGGTGAAATCCTCTTTTGGAATCATCACTACTCTATCAAATCAAGATCTTAGTTATAGTAATTCAATGACGATGGGTAATAATGGTAGCAGTCAAACTGTGAACCAGGAGATTCAATTCAATACTAGTGTTTATGCCAAGAAGGAATCTTCTCATGTTTATTCAGTCAAATCTCTCAAAACTTTTCCTCTTTACATGTACTCAAACAccaaagatgaagaaaatggaagttACCAATCTATAGCAAACCTGACATTGGGATTCAATGAGAAGAAGACAGATGGACTTGGAAAAGTTATCAGCTCTTTAAAGAATGTTCAAAATGGGCAGGGGTTAATAGTTGTGAAAGGTCATTTGGTGACAAGTGGGTTGGGAAGTACACAGCAAGACTACAGATATCACGATGATGTACAATGCTATTCAAGGAATATTAGTAGCTCTAACTACACCATTCTGCATGATAATGTAAAGAATACGTGTGGCGAAAAACAAAACTCCCCAGAAAGTTTAAGGTTTAGAAGATGGCCAATCCCTGCAAGAAGGGCTTTTCtagattcaaatttgtttgttaataatGGTCGTGTTTAG